The Terracoccus luteus genome includes a region encoding these proteins:
- a CDS encoding citrate synthase, which yields MDATVKVADKELTFPGVKAVEGNDGLSVGSLLKDTGLVTYDAGFVNTASCKSDITYIDGDAGILRYRGYPIDQLAEHSTFTEVAYLLIYGELPAPEELSRFEDNIRRHTMLHEDLRAFFNGFPRDAHPMPVLSSAVSALGTFYQDSLDPFDQEQVEISTVRLLAKVPTIAAMAHKKSIGQPYMYPDNSLSFVENFMRMTFGYPVEPYEVDPTVAKALDLLFILHADHEQNCSTSTVRLVGSAHANLFNSVSAGIHALSGPLHGGANQAVLEMLGKLHASGDDPKAFMEKVKNKEDGVRLMGFGHRVYKNYDPRAAIVKKYADEVLEKLGQNDPLLDIAKGLEEIALADDYFVERKLYPNVDFYTGLIYKAMGFESKMFTVLFAIGRLPGWIAQWREMMNDPETKIGRPRQIYTGSPERSYPGV from the coding sequence GTGGACGCGACCGTCAAGGTCGCCGACAAGGAGCTCACCTTCCCGGGCGTCAAGGCCGTCGAGGGCAACGACGGTCTGTCCGTCGGCTCGCTGCTCAAGGACACGGGCCTCGTCACCTACGACGCGGGGTTCGTCAACACGGCCTCGTGCAAGAGCGACATCACCTACATCGACGGCGACGCCGGCATCCTGCGCTACCGCGGCTACCCGATCGACCAGCTCGCCGAGCACTCGACCTTCACCGAGGTCGCGTACCTGCTCATCTACGGCGAGCTGCCCGCGCCCGAGGAGCTCTCGCGCTTCGAGGACAACATCCGTCGGCACACGATGCTGCACGAGGACCTCCGGGCCTTCTTCAACGGCTTCCCCCGCGACGCGCACCCGATGCCCGTGCTCAGCTCGGCCGTCTCGGCCCTCGGCACGTTCTACCAGGACAGCCTCGACCCCTTCGACCAGGAGCAGGTCGAGATCTCGACCGTGCGCCTGCTCGCCAAGGTGCCGACCATCGCGGCGATGGCCCACAAGAAGAGCATCGGCCAGCCGTACATGTACCCCGACAACTCGCTGTCGTTCGTCGAGAACTTCATGCGGATGACGTTCGGCTACCCCGTCGAGCCCTACGAGGTCGACCCGACCGTCGCCAAGGCCCTCGACCTGCTCTTCATCCTCCACGCCGACCACGAGCAGAACTGCTCGACGTCGACGGTGCGGCTCGTGGGCTCGGCCCACGCCAACCTCTTCAACTCAGTGTCCGCCGGCATCCACGCCCTGTCCGGCCCGCTGCACGGCGGCGCCAACCAGGCCGTGCTCGAGATGCTCGGCAAGCTGCACGCGTCGGGCGACGACCCCAAGGCCTTCATGGAGAAGGTGAAGAACAAGGAGGACGGCGTCCGCCTCATGGGCTTCGGGCACCGGGTCTACAAGAACTACGACCCGCGCGCGGCCATCGTCAAGAAGTACGCCGACGAGGTGCTCGAGAAGCTCGGCCAGAACGACCCGCTGCTCGACATCGCGAAGGGCCTCGAGGAGATCGCCCTCGCCGACGACTACTTCGTCGAGCGGAAGCTCTACCCGAACGTCGACTTCTACACCGGCCTCATCTACAAGGCCATGGGCTTCGAGTCGAAGATGTTCACCGTGCTCTTCGCCATCGGGCGCCTGCCGGGCTGGATCGCCCAGTGGCGCGAGATGATGAACGACCCGGAGACCAAGATCGGCCGCCCGCGCCAGATCTACACCGGCTCGCCGGAGCGCAGCTACCCGGGCGTCTGA
- the dapC gene encoding succinyldiaminopimelate transaminase, whose translation MKPLGLPDFPWDSLAPYKARAGDQDRGIVDLSVGTPVDPTPEVVRRALADAVDAPGYPLTSGTPDLRVAICEWFARRRGVPGLTPDAVLPTIGSKELVAWLPTLLGLEPGDVVGHPSVAYPTYDIGARLAGATAVPVDSLTALGPPTASTTPKLLWLNSPGNPDGRVLGVEHLRKVVGWAREHGVVVAGDECYAELDWRPGHDGQSTPSLLHPDVTGGDLSGLLTVYSLSKQSNLAGYRAAFVAGDPALVGALLEVRKHAGMIMPAPVQRAMAVALRDDEHVAAQREVYRRRRETLLPAVEAFGLRVEGSEAGLYLWSTRDEDCWATVEALADRGVLVAPGSFYGPAGHRHVRIALTATDERIAEAADRLAR comes from the coding sequence CTGAAGCCGCTCGGCCTCCCCGACTTCCCGTGGGACTCGCTCGCCCCCTACAAGGCGCGGGCGGGGGACCAAGACCGTGGCATCGTCGACCTCTCGGTCGGGACGCCCGTCGACCCCACCCCCGAGGTGGTGCGCCGGGCCTTGGCCGACGCCGTCGATGCCCCCGGCTACCCGCTGACCTCGGGCACTCCCGACCTCCGGGTGGCCATCTGCGAGTGGTTCGCCCGTCGCCGTGGCGTGCCTGGGCTCACTCCGGATGCCGTCCTGCCGACCATCGGCAGCAAGGAGCTCGTGGCCTGGCTGCCGACGCTGCTCGGCCTCGAGCCCGGTGACGTCGTCGGCCACCCGTCGGTCGCCTACCCGACCTACGACATCGGCGCCCGCCTCGCCGGCGCGACGGCCGTGCCGGTCGACTCGCTGACCGCTCTCGGTCCGCCGACCGCGTCCACGACGCCGAAGCTGCTGTGGCTCAACAGCCCCGGCAACCCCGACGGCCGCGTGCTCGGGGTCGAGCACCTGCGCAAGGTCGTCGGTTGGGCCCGTGAGCACGGCGTCGTCGTCGCCGGCGACGAGTGCTACGCCGAGCTCGACTGGCGACCGGGTCACGACGGGCAGAGCACCCCGAGCCTGCTGCACCCCGACGTGACGGGGGGCGACCTGAGCGGGCTGCTCACCGTCTACTCGCTATCGAAGCAGAGCAACCTCGCGGGCTACCGCGCCGCGTTCGTGGCGGGCGACCCCGCCCTCGTCGGCGCCCTGCTCGAGGTGCGCAAGCACGCCGGCATGATCATGCCCGCCCCGGTGCAGCGTGCCATGGCCGTCGCCCTGCGCGACGACGAGCACGTGGCCGCGCAGCGGGAGGTCTACCGTCGCCGCCGCGAGACCCTGCTGCCGGCGGTCGAGGCGTTCGGGCTGCGCGTCGAGGGCTCGGAGGCCGGGCTCTACCTCTGGTCGACCCGCGACGAGGACTGCTGGGCCACGGTCGAGGCGCTCGCCGACCGTGGGGTGCTCGTCGCCCCGGGCTCGTTCTACGGCCCGGCGGGTCACCGCCACGTCCGCATCGCGCTGACGGCGACCGACGAACGGATCGCCGAGGCGGCCGACCGCCTCGCCCGCTGA
- the fdxA gene encoding ferredoxin, translating to MTYVIAQPCVDLKDRACIEECPVDCIYEGNRSLYIHPDECVDCGACEPVCPVEAIYYEDDVPEEWADYYNANVEFFTDLGSPGGAAKMGVIDKDHPLVAALPPQEHDE from the coding sequence ATGACCTACGTCATCGCCCAGCCGTGCGTCGACCTCAAGGACAGGGCCTGCATCGAGGAGTGTCCGGTCGACTGCATCTACGAGGGCAACCGCTCTCTCTACATCCACCCCGACGAGTGCGTCGACTGCGGTGCCTGCGAGCCGGTGTGCCCCGTCGAGGCCATCTACTACGAGGACGACGTCCCCGAGGAGTGGGCCGACTACTACAACGCGAACGTCGAGTTCTTCACCGACCTCGGCAGCCCCGGCGGCGCCGCGAAGATGGGCGTCATCGACAAGGACCACCCGCTCGTGGCGGCCCTGCCCCCGCAGGAGCACGACGAGTGA
- a CDS encoding GNAT family N-acetyltransferase gives MTGATPADPTGETASGVRAGHRLTEHLTVGGRVSVRHRLPASAGAAGAAGWATDVVGELVSRDDDTLVVMGRSGPVPVRRADVVAAKDVPPPPSRPGPAHRRIGVDDLQRLMDRGWPATDARDLGDWRLRFAGGFTGRANSVLAVGDPRMPVGGAVDAAEAWYAERDAPALFQVVGESGFDPAGTPLGAELVSRGYVVGGGRPDWERVLVMTALADDIPALTEQSARVVADATLTPEWLMTYGEQRSVVPGVTESVLTGCDGLFMWVRDPDTHRMVALTMATVQTGWSGVFGLWVHPDHRRRGLARDLTAAVGMLARGKQLPAVYLQVSADNAAARSLYESMGFGVHHEYSYLRRP, from the coding sequence ATGACTGGCGCGACCCCTGCCGACCCCACCGGTGAGACGGCGTCGGGGGTGCGCGCGGGCCACCGGCTGACCGAGCACCTCACCGTCGGCGGGCGGGTCTCCGTGCGCCACCGCCTCCCGGCCTCCGCCGGAGCGGCCGGAGCCGCCGGGTGGGCCACCGACGTCGTCGGCGAGCTCGTCTCTCGCGACGACGACACGCTCGTCGTCATGGGCCGGTCCGGCCCTGTCCCGGTGCGGCGCGCCGACGTCGTCGCGGCCAAGGACGTGCCCCCGCCGCCCTCGCGCCCCGGGCCCGCCCACCGGCGCATCGGCGTCGACGACCTGCAGCGCCTCATGGACCGCGGGTGGCCCGCCACCGACGCCCGTGACCTCGGCGACTGGCGACTGCGCTTCGCCGGTGGGTTCACCGGGCGCGCCAACTCCGTTCTCGCCGTTGGTGATCCGCGGATGCCGGTCGGGGGGGCCGTCGACGCCGCGGAGGCGTGGTACGCCGAGCGGGACGCCCCGGCCCTGTTCCAGGTCGTCGGCGAGAGCGGCTTCGACCCGGCCGGTACGCCGCTCGGCGCCGAGCTGGTGTCGCGCGGCTACGTCGTCGGCGGCGGACGCCCCGACTGGGAGCGTGTGCTCGTCATGACGGCCCTCGCCGACGACATCCCGGCCCTGACCGAGCAGTCGGCTCGCGTCGTCGCCGACGCCACCCTCACCCCCGAGTGGCTCATGACCTACGGCGAGCAGCGGTCCGTCGTCCCCGGGGTCACCGAGTCGGTGCTCACCGGCTGCGACGGCCTCTTCATGTGGGTGCGCGACCCGGACACCCACCGCATGGTCGCCCTCACCATGGCGACCGTGCAGACCGGCTGGTCCGGCGTCTTCGGCCTCTGGGTGCACCCCGACCACCGGCGCCGCGGCCTCGCCCGCGACCTCACCGCCGCCGTCGGCATGCTCGCCCGCGGCAAGCAGCTGCCCGCCGTCTACCTGCAGGTGTCGGCCGACAACGCCGCCGCGCGAAGTCTGTACGAGTCGATGGGGTTCGGCGTCCACCACGAGTACAGCTACCTGCGCCGACCCTGA
- a CDS encoding VanW family protein — MARSAFVDHTDRYEPDDPDPWGDDARRRDRRATVLRLLVTMLVLGGAYVGVAWWSSTHLPNTVSVGGVQLGGRSPDEAAATLTRATTGVLATPIVLDVPGGDPVQVVPRDAGLRVDVERSLDGLVGFSLDPTTIWSRLAGSVELPLLTSVDDDRLTAAVTALKTAVAVSPREGGITFPDGRVVVALPASGRALDVTATKLAVRRAFPDTTTAEAVVRAIAPRTPATTIQSVANGFATTAMSLPVTLVSGPTRVELTPADLAPAVTVVADGRGGLTPRVDAKAVSALVASRLVVPTRRAVPARWTFEPGNGRPKVLPSTDGSALDIDAATKAVVAAVGSGRRTVTVTPTTATPALTTLQAQASGVGSVVGEFVSVLPAGDTTRRADAVRAAAALNGTFVAPATTFSLGRALVGKVPVTGQEGASQVATVVYNLAWGAGAQLVSSSSRWSFDPRYPAGRESALTWPEGDVSFTNDSPHGMLLQVWVDGDRVHGRLWGTRRFDVRTVAGARTAVVPSTVVTERGAGCRAQAGSPGFDITVTRQLVPAGAPAGTPPVRSEPVTTHYEPQDTVRCAP; from the coding sequence ATGGCCCGATCCGCCTTCGTCGATCACACCGACCGGTACGAGCCCGACGACCCCGACCCGTGGGGCGACGACGCCCGGCGCCGCGACCGGCGGGCCACGGTGCTGCGACTGCTCGTCACCATGCTCGTCCTCGGCGGCGCCTACGTCGGCGTCGCCTGGTGGAGCTCGACGCACCTGCCCAACACCGTGTCGGTCGGCGGCGTGCAGCTCGGAGGCCGCAGCCCCGACGAGGCCGCCGCGACCCTCACCCGCGCCACCACCGGGGTGCTCGCGACCCCGATCGTGCTCGACGTCCCGGGCGGCGACCCGGTGCAGGTCGTCCCTCGTGACGCCGGCCTGCGGGTCGACGTCGAGCGGTCGCTCGACGGCCTCGTCGGCTTCAGCCTCGACCCGACGACGATCTGGTCGCGGCTCGCCGGCAGCGTCGAGCTGCCGCTGCTGACGAGCGTCGACGACGACCGGCTCACCGCCGCGGTCACCGCGCTGAAGACGGCCGTGGCCGTCAGCCCGCGCGAGGGTGGGATCACCTTCCCCGACGGCCGTGTGGTCGTGGCCCTCCCGGCATCCGGTCGCGCCCTCGACGTGACGGCGACGAAGCTGGCCGTGCGGCGGGCCTTCCCCGACACGACGACCGCCGAGGCCGTCGTGCGCGCGATCGCGCCGCGCACCCCGGCCACCACCATCCAGTCGGTCGCGAACGGCTTCGCCACCACGGCGATGTCCTTGCCGGTGACGCTCGTGTCGGGGCCCACGCGGGTCGAGCTGACCCCCGCGGACCTCGCCCCGGCCGTCACCGTCGTGGCCGACGGCAGGGGAGGGCTGACGCCGAGGGTCGACGCGAAGGCCGTGAGCGCGCTCGTGGCCTCGCGGCTCGTCGTGCCGACCAGGCGCGCGGTGCCGGCGCGGTGGACGTTCGAGCCGGGCAACGGTCGGCCGAAGGTCCTGCCGTCGACCGACGGCAGCGCCCTCGACATCGACGCCGCGACGAAGGCGGTCGTCGCGGCGGTCGGCAGCGGCCGGCGCACGGTCACCGTGACGCCGACGACGGCGACCCCCGCCCTCACCACGCTCCAGGCCCAGGCGTCCGGGGTCGGCTCCGTCGTGGGCGAGTTCGTCTCCGTGCTCCCCGCGGGCGACACGACCAGGCGGGCGGATGCCGTCCGGGCCGCCGCCGCGCTCAACGGCACCTTCGTGGCCCCCGCCACGACCTTCAGCCTCGGCCGGGCCCTCGTCGGGAAGGTGCCGGTCACCGGCCAGGAAGGTGCCTCGCAGGTCGCGACCGTCGTGTACAACCTCGCGTGGGGCGCGGGCGCCCAGCTCGTGTCGTCCAGCTCGCGGTGGAGCTTCGACCCGCGCTACCCGGCGGGGCGCGAGTCGGCGCTGACCTGGCCCGAGGGCGACGTCAGCTTCACGAACGACTCACCCCACGGCATGCTCCTGCAGGTGTGGGTCGACGGCGACCGCGTGCACGGGCGGCTCTGGGGCACCAGGCGTTTCGACGTCCGCACCGTCGCCGGGGCCCGCACGGCCGTCGTCCCCTCGACGGTCGTCACCGAGCGTGGCGCCGGCTGCCGGGCGCAGGCCGGGAGCCCCGGTTTCGACATCACCGTCACCCGGCAGCTCGTCCCCGCCGGGGCGCCGGCCGGCACGCCTCCGGTGCGCAGCGAGCCGGTCACGACGCACTACGAGCCGCAGGACACCGTCCGCTGCGCGCCGTGA
- a CDS encoding DUF2200 domain-containing protein produces MHRIFTTSVAAVYPAYVAKVERKGRTKAELDEVVEWLTGYDDAALRRHLDAGTTFEEFFGAAHLNPNVSAITGTVCGIRVETIEDPLMQQIRWLDKLVDELAKGRPMAKVLRPHPA; encoded by the coding sequence GTGCACCGCATCTTCACGACGAGTGTCGCCGCTGTCTACCCCGCCTACGTCGCCAAGGTCGAGCGCAAGGGGCGCACGAAGGCCGAGCTCGACGAGGTCGTCGAGTGGCTGACCGGTTACGACGACGCCGCCCTGCGACGCCACCTCGACGCCGGGACGACCTTCGAGGAGTTCTTCGGCGCCGCCCACCTCAACCCGAACGTCTCCGCGATCACGGGGACGGTGTGCGGCATCCGGGTCGAGACGATCGAGGACCCGCTCATGCAGCAGATCCGCTGGCTCGACAAGCTCGTCGACGAGCTGGCCAAGGGTCGCCCCATGGCCAAGGTGCTGCGGCCCCATCCGGCCTAG
- the mshB gene encoding N-acetyl-1-D-myo-inositol-2-amino-2-deoxy-alpha-D-glucopyranoside deacetylase, whose amino-acid sequence MSRLLFVHAHPDDETLTCGVALAHHVARGDDVHVLTCTLGEEGEVIPPDLAHLEGHPDDLLGPYRRDELAEALRRLGVTGHLLGDSDRGGAPRYRDSGMVGSAAAARPEAFAAADPGAPDGPGALVADVVRRLRPDVVVTYDRFGGYEHPDHVQAHRATRAAMQRLDDAGLPARVLEIVTPRSWARDDRDAVRASAPDRLVVRGHRLVPPEADAPFTPSVVPDADVSHAVVDLAARAVKNHALRAHATQVVVADEELYALSNLVAARSSDREGFRLVDPRTWEPAHGGGAPASPAARTGTSRPGLLD is encoded by the coding sequence GTGTCCCGCCTGCTGTTCGTGCACGCCCACCCCGACGACGAGACGCTGACGTGCGGCGTCGCCCTGGCCCACCACGTGGCCCGCGGTGACGACGTCCACGTCCTGACGTGCACCCTGGGGGAGGAGGGCGAGGTCATCCCGCCCGACCTGGCGCACCTCGAGGGGCACCCCGACGACCTGCTCGGCCCGTACCGGCGCGACGAGCTGGCCGAGGCGCTGCGCCGCCTCGGTGTCACCGGCCACCTGCTCGGCGACAGTGACCGAGGGGGAGCGCCCCGCTACCGCGACTCCGGCATGGTGGGCTCGGCCGCCGCCGCGCGCCCGGAGGCCTTCGCGGCCGCGGACCCGGGCGCCCCCGACGGCCCGGGGGCGCTCGTCGCAGACGTCGTGCGCCGCCTGCGCCCCGACGTCGTGGTGACCTACGACCGGTTCGGCGGCTACGAACATCCCGACCACGTGCAGGCCCACCGGGCCACCCGGGCCGCTATGCAGCGCCTCGACGACGCCGGGCTGCCCGCCCGCGTGCTCGAGATCGTCACGCCGCGCTCGTGGGCCCGGGACGACCGCGACGCGGTGCGGGCGAGCGCCCCCGACCGGCTCGTCGTCCGCGGCCACCGTCTCGTCCCGCCGGAGGCGGACGCGCCGTTCACCCCGTCGGTGGTGCCGGACGCCGACGTGAGCCACGCCGTCGTCGACCTCGCCGCCCGCGCGGTGAAGAACCACGCCCTGCGGGCGCACGCCACCCAGGTGGTCGTCGCCGACGAGGAGCTCTACGCGCTGTCGAACCTCGTCGCGGCCCGGTCGAGCGACCGGGAGGGCTTCCGGCTCGTCGACCCCCGCACGTGGGAGCCGGCGCACGGTGGTGGCGCCCCTGCGTCGCCGGCCGCCCGCACGGGGACGTCACGACCCGGGCTGCTCGACTAG
- the typA gene encoding translational GTPase TypA, whose amino-acid sequence MPMKTRADIRNVAIVAHVDHGKTTLVDKMLWQSGAFGEHQHVDERAMDSGDLEREKGITILAKNTAVHYTGKAAADRGLTEGVTINIIDTPGHADFGGEVERGLSMVDGVVLLVDASEGPLPQTRFVLRKALAANMPVILCINKVDRPDSRIAEVVDEAYELFMDLDATEEQIDFPIVYASAKAGRASTERPDNGGLPEGEDLEALFETILETIPAPTYDDEAPLQAHVTNLDASNFLGRLALLRVFNGTIKKGQQVMWCRHDGSQQRVKITELLMTEALERKPAEQARPGDIIAVAGIPDITIGETLADPENPIPLPLITVDEPAISMTIGTNTSPMVGQVRGSKVTARMVKDRLDKELIGNVSLRILNTERPDAWEVQGRGELALAILVEQMRREGYELTVGKPQVVTREVDGKVHEPVERLTIDTPEEFLGAITQIMAARKGRMEQMTNHGTGWIRMEFLVPSRGLIGFRTEFLTETRGTGIAHHVFEDYEPWFGPITTRTSGSLVSDRKGVVTSYAMVNLQERGTLFTDPTTEVYEGMIVGENSRADDMDVNITKEKKLTNVRASSSDNFEKIVPPRKLSLEQSLEFCREDECVEVTPEAVRIRKVELDATVRARSASRARSAAKADA is encoded by the coding sequence ATGCCCATGAAGACCCGCGCGGACATCCGCAACGTCGCCATCGTCGCTCACGTCGACCACGGCAAGACCACCCTCGTCGACAAGATGCTCTGGCAGTCCGGTGCCTTCGGCGAGCACCAGCACGTCGACGAGCGGGCCATGGACTCCGGTGACCTCGAGCGCGAGAAGGGCATCACCATCCTCGCCAAGAACACCGCGGTGCACTACACCGGCAAGGCCGCCGCCGACCGTGGCCTCACCGAGGGCGTCACCATCAACATCATCGACACCCCCGGCCACGCCGACTTCGGTGGCGAGGTCGAGCGCGGCCTGTCGATGGTCGACGGCGTCGTCCTGCTCGTCGACGCGTCTGAGGGTCCGCTGCCGCAGACCCGGTTCGTGCTGCGCAAGGCCCTGGCCGCCAACATGCCGGTCATCCTCTGCATCAACAAGGTCGACCGCCCCGACTCGCGCATCGCCGAGGTCGTCGACGAGGCCTACGAGCTGTTCATGGACCTCGACGCCACCGAGGAGCAGATCGACTTCCCGATCGTCTACGCCTCGGCCAAGGCCGGCCGCGCCTCCACCGAGCGCCCCGACAACGGCGGCCTGCCCGAGGGCGAGGACCTCGAGGCCCTCTTCGAGACGATCCTCGAGACGATCCCCGCGCCGACCTACGACGACGAGGCGCCCCTGCAGGCGCACGTCACCAACCTCGACGCGTCGAACTTCCTCGGTCGCCTCGCCCTGCTCCGTGTCTTCAACGGCACGATCAAGAAGGGCCAGCAGGTCATGTGGTGCCGCCACGACGGCTCGCAGCAGCGCGTGAAGATCACCGAGCTGCTCATGACCGAGGCCCTCGAGCGCAAGCCCGCCGAGCAGGCCCGACCCGGCGACATCATCGCCGTCGCCGGCATCCCCGACATCACCATCGGCGAGACGCTGGCCGACCCCGAGAACCCGATCCCGCTGCCGCTCATCACGGTCGACGAGCCCGCGATCTCGATGACCATCGGCACGAACACGAGCCCGATGGTCGGCCAGGTCCGCGGCTCGAAGGTCACGGCCCGCATGGTCAAGGACCGCCTCGACAAGGAGCTCATCGGCAACGTGTCGCTGCGCATCCTCAACACCGAGCGCCCCGACGCGTGGGAGGTCCAGGGCCGCGGTGAGCTCGCCCTCGCCATCCTCGTCGAGCAGATGCGTCGCGAGGGCTACGAGCTGACGGTCGGCAAGCCGCAGGTCGTCACCCGTGAGGTCGACGGCAAGGTGCACGAGCCCGTCGAGCGCCTCACGATCGACACGCCGGAGGAGTTCCTCGGCGCGATCACGCAGATCATGGCCGCTCGCAAGGGCCGCATGGAGCAGATGACCAACCACGGCACCGGGTGGATCCGCATGGAGTTCCTCGTGCCCAGCCGTGGCCTCATCGGCTTCCGCACCGAGTTCCTCACCGAGACGCGCGGCACGGGCATCGCCCACCACGTCTTCGAGGACTACGAGCCGTGGTTCGGCCCCATCACGACCCGCACGAGCGGCTCGCTCGTCTCCGACCGCAAGGGCGTCGTGACCTCGTACGCGATGGTCAACCTGCAGGAGCGCGGCACGCTCTTCACCGACCCGACCACCGAGGTCTACGAGGGCATGATCGTCGGCGAGAACAGCCGCGCCGACGACATGGACGTCAACATCACCAAGGAGAAGAAGCTCACCAACGTGCGCGCCTCCTCCTCGGACAACTTCGAGAAGATCGTGCCGCCGCGCAAGCTCAGCCTCGAGCAGAGCCTCGAGTTCTGCCGCGAGGACGAGTGCGTCGAGGTCACGCCGGAGGCCGTCCGCATCCGCAAGGTCGAGCTCGACGCCACCGTGCGCGCCCGCAGCGCCTCCCGCGCCCGCTCGGCCGCCAAGGCCGACGCCTGA
- a CDS encoding class I SAM-dependent methyltransferase: MDHEHLETNRANWDERAGLHAAREGTGYETRRFVDDRSLLSDVVRFDLPLLGDVTGLRVVHLQCHIGTDTLSLARLGAASVTGLDFSGRSVQEARRLVAETGDAVEFVQSDVHAATDVLPAGGFDLVFTGIGALCWLPSVEAWAGVVADLLAPGGSLFLREGHPLLWAMDETLDDDLHLRLPYWEHPEPTEWDGDQSYVATKTYEWNHSLGEVVTALADRGLRIDRLVEHDSVPWEALPGQMRLRDDGEWVLTERAGSAPLTYTLRASKPSA; this comes from the coding sequence ATGGACCACGAGCACCTCGAGACCAACCGCGCCAACTGGGACGAGCGCGCCGGCCTGCACGCCGCCCGGGAGGGCACGGGCTACGAGACGCGCCGCTTCGTCGACGACCGCTCGCTGCTGTCGGACGTCGTGCGCTTCGACCTGCCTCTGCTCGGCGACGTCACGGGCCTGCGTGTCGTACACCTGCAGTGCCACATCGGCACCGACACCCTCTCGCTTGCGCGGCTGGGCGCCGCCTCGGTCACCGGGCTCGACTTCTCCGGCCGCTCGGTGCAGGAGGCCCGGCGGCTCGTGGCCGAGACCGGGGACGCCGTGGAGTTCGTGCAGTCGGACGTCCACGCCGCCACCGACGTGCTGCCGGCGGGCGGCTTCGACCTCGTCTTCACCGGCATCGGCGCGCTGTGCTGGCTGCCGAGCGTCGAGGCGTGGGCCGGCGTCGTCGCCGACCTGCTCGCGCCGGGCGGGTCGCTGTTCCTACGCGAGGGCCATCCCCTCCTCTGGGCGATGGACGAGACCCTCGACGACGACCTGCACCTGCGCCTCCCCTACTGGGAGCACCCCGAACCGACGGAGTGGGACGGCGACCAGTCGTACGTGGCGACGAAGACCTACGAGTGGAACCACTCGCTCGGCGAGGTCGTGACGGCCCTGGCCGACCGGGGCCTGCGCATCGACCGTCTCGTCGAGCACGACAGCGTGCCCTGGGAGGCGCTGCCCGGCCAGATGAGGCTGCGCGACGACGGCGAGTGGGTGCTCACCGAGCGCGCCGGGTCGGCGCCGCTCACCTACACGCTGCGCGCGAGCAAGCCTTCCGCGTAA
- a CDS encoding VOC family protein gives MGQVRQVQVTFDCADPERVARFWCEVLGYVVPPPPPGFADWAEFDRSLPPDRQGSAFACVDPDGAGPRLFFQRVPEGRTVKNRVHLDVRVGTGLVGDERLATLTAESERLAGLGATVVRVMEADGFDESCIVMQDIEGNEFCLD, from the coding sequence GTGGGGCAGGTGCGACAGGTGCAGGTGACGTTTGACTGCGCCGACCCCGAGAGGGTGGCGCGGTTCTGGTGCGAGGTGCTCGGCTACGTCGTGCCGCCCCCGCCGCCGGGCTTCGCCGACTGGGCGGAGTTCGACCGATCGCTGCCACCCGACCGGCAGGGCTCGGCCTTCGCGTGCGTCGACCCCGACGGGGCCGGGCCGCGGCTGTTCTTCCAGCGGGTGCCCGAGGGCAGGACGGTGAAGAACCGCGTGCACCTCGACGTCCGCGTGGGGACGGGGCTCGTCGGCGACGAGCGGCTGGCGACCCTGACGGCCGAGAGCGAGCGCCTGGCCGGCCTCGGGGCGACGGTCGTGCGGGTCATGGAGGCCGACGGCTTCGACGAGTCGTGCATCGTCATGCAGGACATCGAGGGCAACGAGTTCTGCCTCGACTGA
- a CDS encoding metallophosphoesterase family protein, with the protein MRVVLLSDTHSPRFWKGVPDAVAAHLGSADLVLHAGDVCTADVLDDLARFAPVHVVMGNNDLPEVAGWGAPETLELELEGVRVAMVHDSGAKVGRVARLRRRFPAADLVVFGHSHIPMDVTEGGLRIVNPGSPSDKRRQPRRTLALLDVADGEVRGVEIVDLP; encoded by the coding sequence GTGCGCGTCGTGCTGCTGTCGGACACCCACAGCCCGCGGTTCTGGAAGGGCGTGCCGGATGCCGTGGCCGCCCACCTCGGGTCGGCCGACCTCGTGCTGCACGCGGGCGACGTGTGCACTGCGGACGTGCTCGACGACCTCGCGCGGTTCGCCCCGGTGCACGTCGTCATGGGCAACAACGACCTGCCCGAGGTGGCCGGGTGGGGTGCCCCCGAGACGCTCGAGCTCGAGCTGGAGGGGGTGCGCGTCGCGATGGTGCACGACAGCGGCGCGAAGGTGGGGCGGGTCGCGCGGCTGAGGCGCCGGTTCCCGGCCGCCGACCTCGTCGTCTTCGGGCACTCGCACATCCCGATGGACGTCACCGAGGGCGGCCTGCGCATCGTCAACCCCGGCAGCCCGAGCGACAAGCGGCGCCAGCCGCGCCGCACGCTCGCGCTGCTCGACGTCGCCGACGGCGAGGTGCGCGGCGTCGAGATCGTCGACCTGCCGTGA